In the genome of Natronorubrum sediminis, one region contains:
- the coaBC gene encoding bifunctional phosphopantothenoylcysteine decarboxylase/phosphopantothenate--cysteine ligase CoaBC, producing MLEGVNVALGVTGSIAAVKTVELAHELRRQGANVRAVMSESATGIIHPWAVEFATDNDVVTEITGRVEHVELCGYDGWADVFVIAPATANTVGKIAGAVDDTPVTTTATTALGADTPVVIAPAMHEPMYDHPGVLEAIDTVSAWGVEFVDPRVEEGKAKIASEDAIVTDIARAAGDRPLEGDHVVVTSGATGEAIDPVRVLTNRSSGKMGRAVAKACYVRGADVTLVHGLVGPRSITSDGAVAQTNPDGTVSYATLRSVESADAMLEVTREACTDADTLVSVAAIGDYTVDSSDEKIRSGQDLSLSLEPTPKLIDEIRDDHPELPIVGFKTETSGDEAAMIEQARETLERAELAFVVANDASVMGAEQTNALLVHDADAARFSGSKAGLAGEIADSIATLFGVN from the coding sequence ATGCTCGAGGGAGTTAACGTCGCACTCGGGGTTACGGGCTCGATCGCGGCCGTCAAGACGGTCGAGTTGGCCCACGAATTGCGACGACAGGGTGCCAACGTCCGGGCCGTGATGTCCGAAAGCGCGACGGGTATTATCCATCCGTGGGCTGTCGAGTTCGCGACCGACAACGACGTCGTCACCGAGATTACGGGCCGCGTCGAACACGTCGAACTGTGCGGGTACGACGGCTGGGCGGACGTCTTCGTGATCGCCCCCGCAACGGCCAACACCGTCGGCAAGATCGCCGGGGCCGTCGACGACACGCCCGTCACGACGACGGCGACAACGGCTCTCGGTGCCGATACGCCCGTCGTCATCGCGCCCGCGATGCACGAACCGATGTACGACCATCCCGGCGTACTCGAGGCCATCGACACCGTCTCGGCGTGGGGCGTCGAGTTCGTCGATCCGCGCGTCGAGGAGGGGAAAGCCAAAATCGCGAGCGAAGACGCCATCGTCACCGACATCGCTCGAGCGGCGGGTGATCGGCCCCTCGAGGGCGACCACGTTGTCGTCACAAGCGGTGCGACGGGTGAAGCGATCGACCCCGTTCGCGTCCTGACGAACCGATCGTCGGGGAAGATGGGCAGAGCAGTCGCCAAGGCCTGCTACGTCCGCGGTGCCGACGTGACACTCGTCCACGGACTGGTCGGTCCGCGTTCGATCACCAGCGACGGCGCGGTGGCCCAAACGAACCCCGACGGGACGGTGTCCTACGCGACGCTTCGATCCGTCGAAAGTGCCGACGCGATGCTCGAGGTAACCCGCGAGGCGTGTACGGACGCGGACACGCTGGTTTCGGTCGCCGCAATCGGCGACTACACCGTCGACTCGAGCGACGAGAAGATTCGCTCGGGTCAGGACCTCTCGTTGTCGCTCGAGCCGACCCCGAAACTCATCGACGAGATTCGAGACGACCACCCCGAGTTGCCGATCGTCGGCTTCAAAACCGAGACGTCGGGCGACGAAGCGGCGATGATCGAGCAAGCGCGCGAGACACTCGAGCGCGCAGAATTGGCCTTCGTCGTCGCGAACGACGCGAGTGTGATGGGTGCCGAGCAAACGAACGCCCTGTTGGTCCACGACGCCGATGCAGCCAGATTCTCTGGCTCGAAGGCGGGATTAGCCGGAGAGATTGCGGATTCGATCGCCACACTTTTTGGAGTAAACTGA
- a CDS encoding ABC transporter permease, with amino-acid sequence MSLSRYILKRVLVTIPVLFGVSAITFSFIHIAPGDPVDMIAGFGDVDEEVLDGIREDYNLHLPLWEQYLLWLQDALLLDFGESPITGRDVGASIAARLPHTILLGVSAWVLALGIGIPTGIIAAVKQGETADEVSRIAALAGIATPNFWLGLVLLWIFSVHFGWFSVIPPDAPLLSFSTLWFMILPTITLGTASAALITRLMRSSMLQELNKDYVRTARAKGLRERTVILKHVLRNSLIAVVTVAGLQIAFLIDGAVVVEEVFAWPGMGRLLVGAIFERDFPIIQAGVLLIAVTIIVANLIVDIIYSYLDPRIRY; translated from the coding sequence ATGTCTCTTTCACGCTATATACTAAAGCGGGTTCTCGTCACGATACCAGTTCTGTTCGGTGTCTCAGCGATTACGTTCTCGTTCATTCACATCGCACCGGGCGACCCGGTCGACATGATCGCTGGTTTCGGTGACGTCGACGAAGAGGTCCTCGATGGAATTCGAGAGGATTACAACCTCCATCTTCCTCTTTGGGAACAGTACCTGCTCTGGTTACAGGACGCGTTGTTGCTCGATTTCGGTGAATCGCCAATCACTGGTAGAGATGTCGGCGCATCGATCGCCGCTCGACTGCCACACACGATTCTCCTCGGTGTCTCGGCGTGGGTTCTCGCACTCGGGATCGGTATCCCGACGGGGATCATCGCCGCAGTCAAGCAGGGCGAAACTGCAGACGAAGTCAGCCGAATCGCTGCACTCGCTGGTATCGCAACGCCGAACTTCTGGCTCGGTCTCGTGTTGTTGTGGATCTTCAGCGTTCACTTCGGGTGGTTCAGCGTTATTCCGCCGGACGCGCCGCTGTTGAGTTTCAGCACGCTCTGGTTCATGATCCTCCCGACCATCACACTCGGGACAGCATCCGCCGCACTCATCACGCGACTGATGCGGTCGTCGATGCTCCAGGAACTGAACAAGGACTACGTCCGAACCGCACGAGCGAAAGGGTTGCGCGAGCGGACGGTCATCCTCAAACACGTGCTGCGTAATTCGTTGATCGCAGTCGTGACCGTCGCCGGATTACAGATCGCGTTCCTCATCGACGGCGCAGTCGTCGTCGAGGAGGTCTTCGCCTGGCCGGGAATGGGGCGATTGCTCGTCGGCGCGATCTTCGAGCGTGACTTCCCCATCATCCAAGCCGGCGTATTGTTGATCGCAGTCACGATCATCGTCGCCAACCTGATCGTCGATATCATCTACTCGTATCTCGATCCACGAATTCGATATTAA
- a CDS encoding SRPBCC family protein, with protein sequence MDRILLSTLVYRSPEEVFPYVQAFTNYPRYTEHLKDVTVHGDGGVGSRYDLRFAWWKLTYTARSRVTDISEPESLEWRLTNRVDARGEWRIEAEPESAPDGEETASRVYFEAVYDPHTADTSSLSLPRFVSLEWVIKKVQPKLVGEAETVVERLVADIEGKRRPVELTVHETP encoded by the coding sequence GTGGACAGAATTCTCCTCAGTACGCTCGTCTATCGCTCTCCCGAGGAGGTTTTCCCGTACGTGCAGGCGTTTACGAACTATCCTCGTTACACCGAGCACCTCAAAGACGTAACCGTCCACGGCGACGGCGGCGTCGGCTCTCGGTACGACCTCAGGTTCGCCTGGTGGAAACTGACCTACACGGCTCGCTCGAGGGTCACGGACATCTCCGAACCCGAGTCACTCGAGTGGCGACTGACGAACCGCGTCGACGCGCGCGGCGAGTGGCGCATCGAAGCGGAACCCGAGTCGGCTCCCGACGGCGAGGAGACGGCGAGTCGGGTCTACTTCGAGGCGGTGTACGACCCGCATACGGCGGATACGAGTTCGCTCTCGCTCCCGCGATTCGTCTCACTGGAGTGGGTTATCAAGAAGGTCCAGCCCAAACTGGTCGGGGAAGCCGAGACGGTCGTCGAACGCCTCGTCGCAGACATCGAAGGAAAGCGACGACCCGTCGAACTGACGGTTCACGAAACGCCGTAG
- a CDS encoding ABC transporter permease: MSQRQPTTQRGRIRITGFDEAVADQTDTEVWDGESESSGRSRLEYAWLRFKSNRTALFGMLIIAVMAVLAIFARPIEVSTMGYQITLQPISLAPFGPNEMYVGEANEAPSFAHPFGTDWAGRDIFSRVLVGGRLSLSIGFIAVVLALVVGIPLGAVAGYFGGWIDEVIMRMIDMLYAFPFLVLAIAIVAIFGSGFWVIIFALVVTGWLSYARLLRGEILSVKENEYVLAAKALGSPDRIIVFKHIVPNAMAPVIVQATLNIGTIVLAAAALGFLGIGLEPGSAEWGSMLSNGRDSIVYGHWHITLFPGGAIFLFVMAINLVGDGINDALDPQGNAAKERMR; this comes from the coding sequence ATGAGCCAACGACAACCAACGACACAACGTGGTCGAATCCGCATTACTGGGTTCGACGAAGCGGTCGCCGACCAGACGGACACCGAGGTCTGGGACGGCGAATCGGAAAGTAGCGGACGCAGTCGCCTCGAGTACGCCTGGCTCCGATTCAAATCGAATCGAACGGCGTTATTCGGGATGCTAATTATTGCCGTGATGGCGGTTCTCGCCATCTTCGCCCGTCCGATCGAGGTGTCGACGATGGGCTATCAGATCACGCTGCAGCCGATTTCGCTCGCACCGTTCGGTCCGAACGAGATGTACGTCGGCGAGGCGAACGAGGCACCGTCGTTCGCACATCCGTTCGGGACGGACTGGGCAGGGCGTGATATCTTCTCCCGCGTCCTCGTCGGCGGACGACTCAGTCTGAGCATCGGATTTATCGCCGTCGTGCTCGCGTTAGTCGTCGGAATCCCGCTTGGCGCAGTTGCGGGCTACTTCGGCGGCTGGATCGACGAGGTCATCATGCGAATGATCGACATGCTCTACGCGTTCCCGTTCCTGGTCCTGGCAATCGCCATCGTCGCGATTTTCGGATCCGGATTCTGGGTGATTATCTTCGCGCTCGTCGTCACGGGGTGGCTGAGTTACGCCAGACTCTTACGCGGGGAAATACTCTCCGTCAAAGAAAACGAGTACGTGCTGGCCGCGAAAGCACTCGGCTCCCCGGACCGAATTATCGTCTTCAAACACATCGTCCCCAACGCGATGGCACCCGTCATCGTTCAGGCAACGCTCAACATCGGGACGATCGTGCTCGCGGCCGCAGCGCTCGGATTCCTGGGCATCGGCCTCGAGCCAGGGAGCGCCGAATGGGGGTCGATGCTCTCGAACGGACGCGATTCGATCGTCTACGGCCACTGGCACATCACGCTCTTCCCCGGGGGTGCGATCTTCCTGTTCGTGATGGCCATCAACCTGGTCGGTGACGGTATCAACGACGCACTCGATCCGCAAGGAAACGCAGCAAAAGAGAGGATGCGATAA
- a CDS encoding DUF7344 domain-containing protein: MVQKQQSDSIDSGDSLSKGEVFEVLRNQRRRYVLQYLQQDSRPVELGDLAQQVAAWEYETTLEEVTPEQRKRVYTTLQQTHLPKMDKSGILEFDSDDGVIEATDRAQDISIYLEIVPGHEFAWRELYLSLGAISGALVAALWLEIYPLTIFSDLAWLGITAATFTVTAIVHSYYERNMRLGHGDQPPELSYGSDN, translated from the coding sequence GTGGTGCAAAAACAACAATCTGATAGTATCGATTCCGGAGACTCACTATCGAAGGGTGAAGTTTTCGAAGTATTACGTAACCAGCGACGACGCTACGTCCTGCAGTATCTCCAGCAGGATTCCCGCCCCGTCGAACTCGGTGATCTCGCCCAGCAAGTCGCCGCCTGGGAGTACGAAACCACGCTCGAGGAAGTCACGCCTGAACAACGAAAGCGCGTGTACACGACCCTCCAGCAGACGCACTTACCGAAGATGGACAAATCGGGGATTCTCGAGTTCGACTCCGACGACGGCGTCATCGAAGCGACGGATCGGGCCCAGGATATCAGCATCTACCTCGAGATCGTTCCCGGCCACGAGTTCGCCTGGCGCGAACTCTACCTCTCCCTCGGTGCGATTTCTGGCGCGCTCGTCGCTGCACTCTGGCTCGAGATTTACCCGCTGACGATCTTTTCAGATCTCGCGTGGCTGGGGATCACCGCTGCAACGTTCACGGTGACGGCGATCGTCCACAGTTATTACGAACGAAATATGCGACTCGGCCACGGTGATCAGCCTCCGGAACTCAGCTACGGAAGCGACAACTAA
- a CDS encoding ABC transporter substrate-binding protein, with protein sequence MPSHGSNDDGDISRRPLLKGLGAAGLIGLAGCISEEGDVEADNAAEELIAEGFEEEGVEPPFETTVYANSDSSDRIAYGELIQNELNETGFFDVSFEDMEWGSYLDFMNSVAEEEENALLCSGHAADWDPHVFMNNPYHSSAHSPSGINTNHFEDEEYDDLVDEGVEESDQEARQDIYADAQERLVELSPVALIQFGEQVTAWNDDEVSGFKTHPMAGREFTAVYAPHEGVYTEVDNDDDELRVDLGSDVPDFDPISQEDTVSLMATTLVYESLIAVDFAGNPQPGLATDWEQEDDTTWRFYLREGVEFHNGDEFTAHDVQTSYERYEGEFRESDVYDWYEGSEIVNDHEIVIEHHRDYSGPFEATGAGDVPIVPEGAEDGDVDLSDGPVGTGPYQFDEHQEDDRFVIERYDDHWYSGDEYDNDVPETPPVETVVMEVIPEGSSRHQALEVGDIDLSQGLPAESVAEFEDDDDFDIDGALGLTNEYLTFPLWQEPFNNPKVRRGISGLIPRETIMDNVFHDVGELAYTPISPILEDFTGTDYQDDLAEEYLEVQ encoded by the coding sequence ATGCCATCACACGGATCGAATGATGACGGCGATATTAGTCGGCGACCATTACTCAAAGGTCTCGGTGCAGCGGGTCTAATCGGTCTCGCTGGCTGTATCTCCGAAGAAGGTGACGTCGAAGCAGACAATGCAGCAGAGGAACTCATCGCGGAAGGGTTCGAAGAAGAAGGTGTCGAGCCACCGTTCGAGACGACGGTGTACGCGAACTCGGACAGTTCCGACCGAATCGCCTACGGCGAACTCATTCAAAACGAACTGAACGAGACCGGATTCTTCGACGTTTCCTTCGAAGATATGGAGTGGGGCTCATATCTCGACTTCATGAACAGCGTTGCTGAAGAGGAAGAAAATGCCCTCCTCTGTAGCGGTCACGCCGCGGACTGGGACCCACACGTGTTCATGAACAACCCGTATCACTCGAGTGCGCACTCGCCAAGTGGGATCAACACGAATCACTTCGAGGACGAAGAGTACGACGACCTGGTCGACGAAGGAGTCGAAGAGTCGGACCAGGAAGCGCGACAAGATATCTATGCAGATGCACAGGAACGACTCGTCGAACTCTCCCCCGTTGCACTCATTCAATTCGGCGAACAGGTAACTGCCTGGAACGACGACGAAGTGAGCGGGTTCAAGACGCATCCGATGGCGGGACGTGAGTTCACCGCAGTGTACGCGCCACACGAGGGAGTGTACACGGAAGTCGACAACGATGATGACGAGCTTCGTGTCGATCTCGGCTCCGACGTCCCCGACTTCGATCCGATCAGTCAGGAGGACACGGTCTCGCTCATGGCGACCACGCTCGTGTACGAGAGCCTCATCGCCGTCGATTTCGCCGGTAATCCACAACCCGGTCTTGCGACGGATTGGGAGCAAGAAGACGACACGACCTGGCGGTTCTACCTCCGCGAAGGCGTCGAGTTCCACAACGGTGACGAGTTCACCGCACACGACGTCCAGACATCCTACGAGCGCTACGAGGGCGAATTTCGCGAGTCGGACGTTTACGACTGGTACGAAGGCAGCGAGATCGTCAACGACCACGAAATCGTCATTGAACACCACCGAGACTACAGTGGACCGTTCGAGGCGACTGGTGCCGGTGACGTCCCAATCGTCCCAGAAGGTGCCGAAGATGGCGACGTCGACCTCTCCGACGGCCCGGTCGGGACCGGTCCGTACCAATTCGACGAACATCAAGAAGACGACCGATTCGTGATCGAACGCTACGACGACCACTGGTACTCGGGCGACGAGTACGACAACGATGTCCCCGAAACCCCACCGGTCGAAACGGTCGTCATGGAAGTTATTCCGGAAGGCTCCTCTCGTCACCAGGCACTGGAGGTTGGCGACATCGACCTCAGCCAAGGACTTCCAGCCGAAAGTGTCGCCGAGTTCGAAGACGACGACGACTTCGACATCGACGGCGCACTCGGCCTCACGAACGAATACCTGACCTTCCCACTCTGGCAGGAGCCGTTCAACAATCCGAAAGTCCGCCGCGGAATCAGCGGTCTGATTCCACGCGAGACGATTATGGACAACGTGTTCCACGACGTCGGAGAACTGGCGTACACGCCAATTTCCCCGATTCTGGAAGACTTCACTGGAACGGACTATCAGGACGATCTCGCTGAGGAATACCTCGAAGTACAGTAA
- a CDS encoding NAD(P)/FAD-dependent oxidoreductase, which translates to MRDVCIVGGGVAGLAASIFTARAGLDTLVIDGGESILARNASLENYPGYPDGIDARRYLQLSREQARNAGATFELGHVTRIEAIDETDLEQGFVLETDGGDPLEAQRVIAASWSDSEYLVPLDVGRLQRGSKHYVSVDDGGRTAVDGIYAAGRLANEPHQSIVAAGHGAKVGLAVIHDSDANFYHDWVAPEGYFTGRSREVPPGCEEISDDERLERDEQARARMLEAFSEPLDEKPTMHPSVAESKTR; encoded by the coding sequence ATGCGAGACGTCTGTATCGTCGGTGGCGGCGTCGCCGGCCTCGCCGCATCGATCTTCACCGCCCGTGCCGGACTGGACACCCTCGTCATTGACGGGGGCGAATCGATACTCGCGCGCAACGCGAGCCTCGAGAACTACCCCGGCTATCCCGATGGCATCGACGCGCGACGCTATCTGCAACTGAGCCGTGAACAGGCCCGGAACGCGGGCGCGACGTTCGAACTCGGCCACGTGACGCGAATCGAAGCGATCGACGAAACTGATCTCGAGCAGGGATTCGTCCTCGAGACCGACGGTGGCGACCCCCTCGAGGCGCAGCGAGTGATCGCAGCGTCGTGGTCGGACAGCGAGTACCTGGTTCCGCTCGACGTGGGTCGACTCCAACGCGGGAGCAAGCACTACGTCTCGGTCGACGACGGCGGCCGAACGGCCGTCGACGGCATCTACGCGGCCGGGCGACTGGCCAACGAACCCCACCAGTCCATCGTCGCGGCGGGCCACGGCGCGAAAGTCGGTCTCGCGGTGATCCACGACTCCGACGCGAACTTCTACCACGACTGGGTCGCCCCTGAGGGCTACTTCACTGGCCGCAGCCGTGAGGTGCCGCCGGGCTGTGAGGAAATTTCCGACGACGAACGTCTCGAGCGTGACGAACAGGCAAGAGCGCGGATGCTCGAGGCGTTTTCGGAGCCGTTGGATGAGAAGCCGACGATGCACCCGAGCGTCGCGGAGAGCAAAACGCGCTAA
- a CDS encoding M42 family metallopeptidase has translation MESTPFDFDHLTELTETSGVPGYEDRIRDLVIEDLEESVDRVRTDAMGNVVGTLEGESDHSIAVAAHMDEIGFMVRHLKGGEDGFGFVELDALGGWDARILKAQRVTIHTDDGDLPGVIGSPPPHTLTDEQREKTPDVEDVVVDVGLPYEDLEERVSPGDLVTMDQTTERVGETVTGKALDDRVCLFAMLEAARRLENPDATIHFCATVQEEVGLRGARALGVDVDPDLAIALDVTVANDVPGFEDGKHVTDLGEGTAIKLKDGSVITNPKVHKRLQSVAEDEGIDYQHEILPAGGTDTAGFQFPAGAKPVGAISVPTRYLHTPTEAAHVDDVAATIDLLEAFLASEDGEHEYTL, from the coding sequence ATGGAATCGACTCCCTTCGACTTCGATCACCTCACAGAATTGACTGAAACGAGTGGCGTCCCCGGTTACGAGGACCGAATTCGCGACCTCGTCATCGAGGACCTCGAGGAGAGCGTCGATCGGGTCCGAACCGACGCGATGGGGAACGTCGTCGGGACGCTCGAGGGCGAGTCCGATCACTCCATTGCCGTCGCGGCGCACATGGACGAGATCGGATTTATGGTTCGCCACCTCAAGGGCGGCGAGGACGGCTTCGGATTCGTCGAACTCGACGCGCTCGGGGGCTGGGATGCGCGAATTCTCAAAGCCCAGCGGGTGACGATCCACACGGACGACGGCGACCTGCCGGGAGTGATCGGCTCACCGCCACCGCACACGCTGACCGACGAGCAACGCGAGAAGACCCCTGACGTAGAAGACGTCGTCGTCGACGTGGGCCTCCCCTACGAGGATCTCGAGGAACGCGTCTCGCCGGGCGACCTCGTCACGATGGATCAAACGACCGAACGCGTCGGTGAGACGGTCACGGGCAAAGCCTTGGACGACCGCGTCTGCCTGTTCGCGATGCTCGAGGCCGCGCGCCGACTCGAGAACCCGGACGCGACGATCCACTTCTGTGCGACGGTTCAGGAGGAAGTCGGCCTCCGCGGTGCGCGGGCACTCGGCGTCGACGTCGACCCAGACCTCGCCATCGCACTGGACGTGACCGTCGCGAACGATGTCCCCGGATTCGAAGACGGCAAGCACGTCACCGACCTCGGTGAGGGGACGGCGATCAAACTCAAAGACGGCAGCGTCATCACGAACCCGAAGGTCCACAAGCGACTGCAGTCGGTCGCCGAAGACGAGGGTATCGACTATCAACACGAGATTCTACCCGCCGGGGGCACCGATACGGCCGGCTTCCAGTTCCCCGCCGGAGCCAAGCCCGTCGGCGCGATTTCGGTGCCGACACGTTATCTCCACACCCCGACCGAAGCCGCCCACGTCGACGACGTCGCGGCGACGATCGACCTGCTCGAGGCGTTCCTCGCCAGCGAGGACGGTGAACACGAGTACACGCTGTGA
- the hpt gene encoding hypoxanthine/guanine phosphoribosyltransferase, whose product MDQLKRSLLDAPIIEKNGYHYFVHPISDGVPKLDPGLLREIVIRIIRKAKLEEVDRIVTPAAMGIHISTAVSLMTDIPLTVIRKRQYGLDDEVAISQQTGYSENEMYINDVREGERVLVLDDVLSTGGTLASVLEALDGIGAEVVDTVAVIKKVGGENKVADEGYRVKTLINVDVVDGEVVIVDENGDS is encoded by the coding sequence ATGGATCAGTTGAAGCGGTCGCTTCTCGACGCCCCGATCATCGAGAAAAACGGTTATCACTACTTCGTCCACCCGATTAGCGACGGCGTACCAAAACTCGACCCCGGCTTGCTTCGGGAGATCGTCATTCGAATCATCCGAAAAGCGAAACTTGAGGAAGTCGATCGAATCGTCACGCCGGCCGCGATGGGCATCCACATTTCGACGGCCGTCTCGCTGATGACGGACATTCCACTGACGGTCATCCGAAAGCGCCAGTACGGACTCGACGATGAGGTCGCTATCTCCCAACAGACGGGCTACTCGGAGAACGAGATGTACATCAACGACGTCCGCGAGGGCGAACGCGTGCTCGTCCTCGACGACGTGCTCTCGACGGGCGGAACGCTCGCGTCCGTGCTCGAGGCCCTCGATGGGATCGGTGCCGAAGTCGTAGACACCGTTGCGGTGATCAAGAAAGTCGGTGGCGAAAACAAGGTCGCAGACGAAGGTTATCGCGTCAAAACGCTGATCAACGTCGACGTCGTCGACGGTGAGGTCGTCATCGTCGACGAGAACGGCGACTCGTAA
- a CDS encoding thiolase C-terminal domain-containing protein has product MSDVRVAGVGVTSFGNMPEKTGRELFATASIEAFEDSGVPREDVDALLYGNFMGELSEHQGHQGPLMAEAAGIQAPATRYESACASSGTAVRDAVLRLRNGEDDVILVGGAERMTNLGTAGATEALAIAADDLWEVRAGTTFPGAYALMAQAYFEEYGGVHEDLAHIAVKNHENALPNDKAQYQRAIDVEDVLEAPQVSSPLGLYDACPLSDGAAALVLTSESYAEEHNLESAVSITGTGQGGDRMALHDREYLARSPAARNAGEEAYADSGIGPADVDFAEVHDCFTIAEVLAIESLDLFQIGEGISAARDGRTTADGETPINLSGGLKAKGHPVGATGASQIAEVTKLLSGKHPNSEFVEDATTALAHNAGGTVASATVHVLEVSDA; this is encoded by the coding sequence ATGAGTGACGTACGTGTTGCAGGTGTTGGCGTGACTTCCTTCGGGAACATGCCCGAGAAAACCGGCCGGGAACTCTTCGCGACGGCAAGCATCGAAGCGTTCGAAGACAGCGGAGTTCCCCGCGAGGACGTCGACGCGCTCCTCTATGGCAATTTCATGGGCGAACTATCGGAACATCAGGGTCATCAAGGGCCGCTTATGGCCGAGGCCGCCGGGATTCAGGCCCCGGCGACCCGATACGAGTCGGCGTGTGCCTCGAGCGGGACGGCCGTTCGGGACGCGGTCTTGCGCCTTCGAAACGGCGAGGACGACGTGATCCTCGTCGGCGGTGCCGAGCGGATGACCAACCTCGGGACGGCGGGGGCGACGGAAGCACTCGCCATCGCCGCGGACGACCTCTGGGAGGTTCGGGCCGGGACGACGTTCCCTGGCGCGTACGCGTTGATGGCACAGGCGTACTTCGAGGAGTACGGCGGCGTGCACGAGGATCTCGCTCACATCGCCGTCAAGAACCACGAGAATGCGCTGCCGAACGACAAGGCGCAGTACCAGCGCGCGATCGATGTCGAGGACGTCCTCGAGGCGCCACAGGTTTCCTCGCCGCTCGGTCTCTACGACGCTTGTCCGCTCTCCGACGGGGCGGCAGCACTCGTCTTGACCAGCGAATCCTACGCCGAGGAACACAACCTCGAGAGCGCGGTGTCGATCACGGGTACCGGACAGGGCGGCGACCGAATGGCCTTGCACGATCGCGAGTACCTCGCGCGTTCGCCTGCCGCCCGCAACGCCGGCGAGGAGGCGTACGCCGATTCGGGAATCGGGCCCGCAGACGTCGATTTTGCCGAGGTCCACGACTGTTTCACCATCGCGGAAGTGCTCGCGATCGAGTCGCTCGACCTCTTCCAGATCGGCGAGGGAATCTCCGCCGCTCGAGACGGGCGAACGACGGCCGACGGCGAGACGCCGATCAATCTCTCCGGTGGGCTGAAAGCGAAGGGCCATCCGGTAGGCGCGACCGGCGCGTCACAGATCGCCGAGGTCACGAAGCTCCTCTCCGGCAAACACCCCAACAGCGAGTTCGTCGAAGACGCGACGACGGCCCTCGCGCACAACGCGGGTGGCACCGTCGCGAGTGCAACCGTTCACGTTCTGGAGGTGAGTGACGCATGA
- a CDS encoding ABC transporter ATP-binding protein: protein MSLLEVEDLVVQFYTEDGVVRAVDELSYEIERGEKYGIVGESGAGKSVTSLSLMQLIESPGEIVSGEIRFKGQNLLELSESELRDIRGNDIAMVFQDAETALNPVYSVGEQIAEAIRTHKDVTDEEAKEETIELLERVGIPDASARYSDYPHEFSGGMQQRAVIAMALSCDPDLLICDEPTTALDVTIEAQILELLDELASDFDTAIQLITHDLGVVAELCDRVMVLYAGQAVERAPVEELYYEPKHPYTVGLMASIPRIGDEREELTTIPGAMPDLIDVPTGCRFHPRCPYAEDVCMKREPPLMDTDEEVVADDAENTDHVASCHEYTGELATGLDYDIDVRGESQ, encoded by the coding sequence ATGTCACTACTCGAAGTGGAAGATCTCGTCGTACAGTTCTACACCGAAGACGGGGTGGTCCGCGCAGTCGACGAACTCAGCTACGAGATCGAACGCGGCGAAAAGTACGGTATCGTCGGCGAAAGTGGCGCCGGAAAGAGCGTCACGAGCCTCTCGCTGATGCAACTGATCGAGAGCCCCGGCGAAATCGTCAGCGGCGAGATTCGATTCAAGGGGCAAAATCTCCTCGAACTGTCCGAGAGCGAGTTGCGGGACATCCGCGGGAACGACATCGCGATGGTGTTCCAGGACGCAGAAACCGCACTCAACCCCGTCTACTCGGTTGGCGAACAGATCGCCGAAGCGATCCGCACGCACAAGGACGTAACCGACGAGGAGGCCAAAGAAGAGACGATCGAACTCCTCGAGCGCGTCGGCATTCCCGACGCGTCGGCGCGCTACTCGGACTATCCCCACGAGTTCTCCGGCGGGATGCAACAGCGAGCCGTCATCGCGATGGCGCTGTCGTGCGACCCGGATCTCCTGATCTGTGACGAACCGACGACGGCACTCGACGTGACGATCGAAGCCCAGATTCTCGAGTTACTCGACGAACTCGCGTCGGACTTCGATACGGCGATCCAACTGATCACGCACGACCTCGGCGTCGTCGCCGAGCTCTGCGATCGAGTGATGGTCCTCTATGCAGGACAGGCCGTCGAGCGAGCGCCCGTCGAGGAGCTCTACTACGAGCCAAAACACCCCTATACGGTTGGGTTGATGGCGTCGATTCCGCGAATTGGAGACGAACGCGAGGAGTTAACGACGATTCCCGGGGCGATGCCCGACCTCATCGACGTGCCGACGGGGTGTCGGTTCCATCCGAGATGTCCCTACGCCGAAGACGTCTGTATGAAGCGCGAACCGCCACTCATGGACACGGACGAAGAGGTAGTCGCCGACGACGCAGAAAACACCGATCACGTGGCGTCCTGTCACGAATACACCGGCGAACTCGCGACCGGATTGGATTACGATATCGACGTCCGAGGTGAGTCCCAATGA